A stretch of DNA from Nitrospira sp. KM1:
ACAGGGCGAGCCGCATGCCCAATATAATTTGGCGTTGATGTACATGAACGGTCAGGGCGTACCCGTCGATCTGGTCCAGGCGTATTATTGGCTCAGCCTTTCAATTGCGCTCGGCAACGAGCACGCGGCCCAGGCGCGCGATTATGTGGAAGCCCGCATGACGACTGTGCAGATCACGGAAGGCCAGGGGCTCGCGCGACACCGGTTGGAGAGTGGTCCCGCCATGCCCCGCAAGCCGCAGCACCTGAGCCCGTAAATCCCGCCCATTTCTCCCCTCCGATTGATGTTCTGAAGAGTTGACAGCCTGATTGCCAGCGGGCTACACCATAACAAATGGCCCTCCATCCTCTGGCAGGGAAACCCGCCCCGGCATCGAGCGTGATGGACACCGCCGCGCTCCTCGCGGCCTATACGTCGGAGCGGCCGGATCCCACCGTCAAGCGGCAGCGGGTTGCCTTTGGCACATCAGGCCATCGGGGCTCATCCTTCAAGCAATCGTTTAACGAATTCCATATTCTCGCCGTGGTGCGGGCCATCGTGGAGTATCGCCGCGGGCAGGGCGTCGATGGTCCGCTCTTTCTCGGCATGGACACGCACGCGCTTTCCAGGCCTGCGTTCATCAGCTCCCTGGAAATCCTCGCGGCGGACGCCATCGATGTCATGATCGACCGGGATGAAGGCTATACGCCGACTCCCGTCATTTCTCATGCAATCCTGACATACAATCGCGGCCGGCGCTCTGGGCTCGCAGATGGGATCGTCATCACGCCGTCTCACAATCCACCGGAGGACGGGGGTATCAAATATAATCCGCCGCAAGGCGGTCCTGCGGATACGCATGTCACCAAATGGATCGAAGACCGTGCCAATGCGCTGTTGGCCGCCGACCTGGAGGGGATCAAGCGCATTCCCTTTGAGCGCGCGAAACAGGCATCGACCACTCACCGTCATGATTACGTCGGTTCATACGTCGACGATCTTCGAAACATCGTCGACGTCGAGATGATTAAACGCGCCAAGTTGAAACTCGGCGTCGATCCGCTCGGAGGCTCCGGTATCGCTTACTGGCAGCCGATCGCCGATCGCTATGGATTCGACATCGACATCGTGAACCGCACCATCGATCCGACCTTTCGCTTCATGCCGCTGGATTGGGACGGCAAGATCCGAATGGATTGTTCATCGCCCCATGCGATGGCCAATCTGATCGCGCTCAAGGACCGTTTCGATGTGGCATTTGGGAACGACGCAGACAACGACCGTCATGGAATCGTGACTCGCTCCGCCGGACTCATGAATCCAAACCATTACCTGGCCACGGCGATTTCCTATCTCTTCTCGAACCGTCCTGGCTGGAAGCCGGGCACCGGAATCGGCAAAACATTGGTCAGCAGCAGCCTGATCGACCGGGTGGCAGGCCGCATCGGCCGTCCGCTGGTCGAGGTGCCGGTTGGATTCAAATGGTTCGTGGGCGGCCTGCTCGACGGCTCGCTGGGGTTCGGCGGCGAAGAAAGTGCGGGCGCCTCATTTTTGCGACATGACGGCACGGTCTGGTCCACCGACAAAGACGGCATCATCATGGATCTGTTGGCCGCGGAAATGACGGCACGGTCCGGGAAGGATCCGTCCGAGCTGTATCGAGATCTCACCAAGACTCTAGGCGAACCAATCTACGAGCGCATCGACGCGGCCGCCTCGCCCGAGCAAAAAGTTGTCCTCGCCAACTTGTCTCCCGCTCAGGTTACAGCCACGGAGCTGGCAGGTGACAAGATTCTGGCGATGCTCACAACTGCGCCGGGCAACGGCGCACCGATCGGCGGTCTCAAAGTCGTGACGGATCAGGGTTGGTTTGCTGCGAGGCCTTCGGGGACCGAAGACGTCTACAAGCTCTACGCGGAAAGCTTCAAAGGGAAGAACCACCTCAAGCGGATCCAGGACGAAGCACAGGCGCTCATCGCCAGAGCACTGTCGGTTTCTCCATAATGGGCACACTCGACTTCGTTCAATGGCCTGCGATGGTCGTAACCGTGATCTCCTCCTGGCTTGTGGCCTCGCAGATGAAATGGAAGCGCGAGGCCGGCTTCTGGTGTTTTCTCTTCAGCAATGTGCTGTGGGTGCTCTGGGGATGGCATGCCGGCGCCTACGCGTTGATCTTGCTTCAGGTCGCTCTTGCCGCCATAAACATACGAGGCGCTTACAAGAACGAGTGAGTGAGCGATCATCACGACACCGGCCTCTATCGAGTGCGGTTTCCAGCGTCAGTCACCACAACATGACCCCGCTTTCTACCAAACAGCTTCTTCCTAAAGACGATTCCTGGTCCACCCCTTTTGCCGAATCGCTGCTGCAACATCTGGATCTGCAAGCGGGATTACACATCCTCGATGTCGCCTGCGGCAGCGGCATCCCTGCCTTTTATCTCGCCGAACAAGTCGGGCCGTCCGGACAGGTCCTCGGCCTGGACGTGAATGCTCACCAAATCGCTTACGCGCGGTCGATCCAGGGATCGCAGATGCCCTGGCTCCGGTTCGAGTGCGCCGACGTCCGCGCTCTTCCCGATACGATCGCCCAGTTCGATCGTATTACCGGAAATCTCTCGGTCATGTTCTTCCGCCCCGACCGGTTCGACACGGTGAAGGGTTTGATCGACCATCTCAAGTCGGGCGGGCAAATTGTGCTGACGTTTCCATCTCAGGGCACCTTTGATTCGCTGTGGGCGTTGATCGACCGCCACATGGTCGAGGAGGGCCTCACGGTCGAGCGAGAACGATTCCAGACGTACCTTCAGGAGCGCCCGTCGATCGAAGAAGGCCGAGACTGGCTCGAACGGCTCGCGTTGGATCGTATCGTCGCCGCCGACTACCCGTTGCCGGTGGAAACGGGAACAGGCCGCGACTTTCTCGAACACCCATTGTTACGTCGCGGGTTTCTCGATGATGTCTACGAATGTTTCGACGATCAGCGAGGAGCCGAACGATTCATGTCCGGCATCGCCCGGGTACTCCCCGCGTGTTTGCCGTTGATTGCCAGACGCGGGGTGTTGGCAGGATGGAACCGCCAGGCCGCCGAGTGAATCGGCGCCCGCCGGACTACCGCAGCT
This window harbors:
- a CDS encoding tetratricopeptide repeat protein, translated to MTRTASLLLLLLCFGLPLSACQDRRADRAYQKGNYTKTAAELQSLASMGEARAQYDLALLYDKGLGVPQSDEQALLWYKRAAEQGEPHAQYNLALMYMNGQGVPVDLVQAYYWLSLSIALGNEHAAQARDYVEARMTTVQITEGQGLARHRLESGPAMPRKPQHLSP
- the pgm gene encoding phosphoglucomutase (alpha-D-glucose-1,6-bisphosphate-dependent), coding for MALHPLAGKPAPASSVMDTAALLAAYTSERPDPTVKRQRVAFGTSGHRGSSFKQSFNEFHILAVVRAIVEYRRGQGVDGPLFLGMDTHALSRPAFISSLEILAADAIDVMIDRDEGYTPTPVISHAILTYNRGRRSGLADGIVITPSHNPPEDGGIKYNPPQGGPADTHVTKWIEDRANALLAADLEGIKRIPFERAKQASTTHRHDYVGSYVDDLRNIVDVEMIKRAKLKLGVDPLGGSGIAYWQPIADRYGFDIDIVNRTIDPTFRFMPLDWDGKIRMDCSSPHAMANLIALKDRFDVAFGNDADNDRHGIVTRSAGLMNPNHYLATAISYLFSNRPGWKPGTGIGKTLVSSSLIDRVAGRIGRPLVEVPVGFKWFVGGLLDGSLGFGGEESAGASFLRHDGTVWSTDKDGIIMDLLAAEMTARSGKDPSELYRDLTKTLGEPIYERIDAAASPEQKVVLANLSPAQVTATELAGDKILAMLTTAPGNGAPIGGLKVVTDQGWFAARPSGTEDVYKLYAESFKGKNHLKRIQDEAQALIARALSVSP
- a CDS encoding class I SAM-dependent methyltransferase gives rise to the protein MTPLSTKQLLPKDDSWSTPFAESLLQHLDLQAGLHILDVACGSGIPAFYLAEQVGPSGQVLGLDVNAHQIAYARSIQGSQMPWLRFECADVRALPDTIAQFDRITGNLSVMFFRPDRFDTVKGLIDHLKSGGQIVLTFPSQGTFDSLWALIDRHMVEEGLTVERERFQTYLQERPSIEEGRDWLERLALDRIVAADYPLPVETGTGRDFLEHPLLRRGFLDDVYECFDDQRGAERFMSGIARVLPACLPLIARRGVLAGWNRQAAE